The Ictalurus furcatus strain D&B chromosome 5, Billie_1.0, whole genome shotgun sequence genome includes a region encoding these proteins:
- the fkbp1aa gene encoding FKBP prolyl isomerase 1Aa, whose product MGVEVETITPGDGSTFPKKGQTCVVHYVGSLTNGHTFDSSRDRGKPFKFKIGKQEVIRGWDEGVAQMSVGQRAKLTCTPDFAYGSKGHPGIIPPNATLIFDVELIGLE is encoded by the exons ATGGGAGTCGAGGTCGAAACGATAACACCCGGAGACG gaagCACTTTCCCCAAAAAAGGACAGACGTGCGTCGTGCACTATGTTG GATCTCTGACGAACGGCCACACGTTCGACTCCTCTCGGGACCGAGGCAAGCCCTTCAAATTCAAGATCGGGAAGCAGGAAGTTATCCGTGGTTGGGATGAAGGAGTGGCTCAG ATGAGTGTAGGCCAGCGTGCTAAACTGACCTGCACCCCTGACTTTGCCTACGGGAGCAAAGGCCACCCTGGCATCATCCCTCCCAACGCCACGCTCATATTCGACGTGGAGCTTATTGGCTTGGAGTAA
- the LOC128607477 gene encoding syntaphilin isoform X1, translating to MVKDSLPMSLSANRRPSAGTRSRRPAGTVNSRQPHTHADSSISTTCSASPCKGAEISSKPRSHPATPRRQAKYGGCSENHGIRPPAPEQYLTPLQQKEVCIRHLRARLKENVERLQDRDSEIGELRMQLTRMQEDWIEEECHRIEAQLALKEARKEIRQLQQAVDAVRSNLGHHDSDLQDCKSDGASGVRLESRLGASRSCGCSPAHTIGRSATFTRLSSETLPGIDRNGNVTSQHRTHPIPANRGAATLPRGDGRPRLILEAARLSEQAPPTMLCSTLSRSSTYEKLCSKETVAPVGRPCRMINNNCSCALNACLPHHHLFLHLPQQEPPPPPPPTPPPAPHSASEASDKPGFRSQACSPTITWISPEEEEEEGEELSVITSATTAPDVTLAEPQTISTSSSTILSTQKSYLAKPLPPDNLVHSLSSKTASQTVVTMPQVHQPSLRSPPSPEQPPQIKEEDGATGTTEEEEAQEQDPPSCHWSRYFLVDLLAVAVPIAPTLAWLCRGGQRDIMPAYHMGSLLRGCCAVALHSLRRVGSTRSQGPSGTGGATAI from the exons ATGGTGAAAGACTCGTTGCCTATGTCTCTCTCAGCTAACAGAAGGCCGTCTGCTGGAACTCGCAG tagacgGCCTGCTGGTACAGTCAATAGCCGACAgcctcacacacatgcagattCCTCCATCAGCACCACTTGCTCAGCATCGCCCTGCAAAGGCGCAGAAATCAGTAGCAAACCACGATCACATCCAGCTACACCTCg ACGGCAGGCGAAGTACGGAGGCTGTAGTGAGAATCACGGGATCCGTCCTCCTGCTCCCGAGCAATATCTCACCCCACTGCAGCAGAAGGAAGTGTGTATCCGTCACTTACGTGCCCGGCTGAAGGAGAATGTGGAGAGATTGCAGGACAG GGACTCGGAGATCGGGGAGTTGCGCATGCAGTTGACGCGCATGCAGGAGGACTGGATCGAGGAGGAATGTCATCGGATTGAGGCCCAGCTGGCACTGAAAGAAGCTAGAAAAGAGATCCGGCAGCTCCAGCAGGCCGTGGACGCTGTCCGATCCAACCTGGGCCACCATGACTCGGATCTACAGGACTGTAAGTCAGACGGAGCGAGTGGAGTCAGGCTGGAGTCGCGACTTGGAGCTTCGAGGTCATGTGGATGCTCTCCAGCTCACACCATCGGTCGTAGTGCCACCTTTACTAGGCTGAGCAGTGAAACGTTGCCTGGCATCGACCGTAATGGTAATGTTACCTCCCAGCACCGCACTCACCCCATTCCTGCCAACCGAGGAGCTGCGACTTTACCAAGAGGTGATGGACGCCCTCGTCTCATCCTGGAGGCGGCCCGTCTGTCTGAGCAGGCCCCACCCACGATGCTGTGCTCCACCCTTTCACGCTCGTCCACCTATGAGAAACTGTGTAGCAAGGAGACGGTCGCACCTGTAGGCCGACCCTGCCGTATGATTAACAACAACTGCAGCTGTGCACTGAATGCCTGCCTCCCTCATCACCATCTTTTTTTGCATCTTCCTCAGCAGGAACCTCCACCTCCCCCGCCTCCTACGCCACCACCAGCGCCACATAGTGCATCCGAGGCGAGCGATAAGCCCGGATTCAGATCGCAAGCCTGCAGCCCGACCATCACCTGGATCTCaccagaggaagaggaggaagagggtgaAGAACTGAGCGTCATCACTTCAGCCACAACGGCGCCGGACGTCACGCTAGCTGAACCGCAAACAATTTCAACGTCTTCCTCCACCATATTGTCGACACAAAAATCTTACCTCGCTAAGCCTTTACCGCCAGACAACCTCGTTCACTCACTGTCCTCAAAAACAGCTTCACAGACAGTGGTGACTATGCCACAAGTCCATCAACCCAGTCTTCGGTCGCCTCCATCACCCGAGCAGCCTCCACAGataaaagaagaagatggaGCTACTGGAACTACCGAGGAAGAGGAGGCGCAAGAACAAGATCCTCCCAGCTGTCACTGGAGCCGCTACTTCCTTGTTGATCTGCTAGCCGTGGCGGTCCCGATTGCACCAACATTGGCGTGGCTTTGTCGAGGAGGGCAGCGTGACATCATGCCAGCGTACCACATGGGCTCCCTTTTGCGCGGCTGTTGCGCAGTGGCACTTCATTCACTAAGACGTGTTGGCAGCACTCGTAGCCAAGGGCCGTCTGGTACGGGGGGTGCGACAGCAATCTAA
- the LOC128607477 gene encoding syntaphilin isoform X2, translating to MVKDSLPMSLSANRRPSAGTRRRPAGTVNSRQPHTHADSSISTTCSASPCKGAEISSKPRSHPATPRRQAKYGGCSENHGIRPPAPEQYLTPLQQKEVCIRHLRARLKENVERLQDRDSEIGELRMQLTRMQEDWIEEECHRIEAQLALKEARKEIRQLQQAVDAVRSNLGHHDSDLQDCKSDGASGVRLESRLGASRSCGCSPAHTIGRSATFTRLSSETLPGIDRNGNVTSQHRTHPIPANRGAATLPRGDGRPRLILEAARLSEQAPPTMLCSTLSRSSTYEKLCSKETVAPVGRPCRMINNNCSCALNACLPHHHLFLHLPQQEPPPPPPPTPPPAPHSASEASDKPGFRSQACSPTITWISPEEEEEEGEELSVITSATTAPDVTLAEPQTISTSSSTILSTQKSYLAKPLPPDNLVHSLSSKTASQTVVTMPQVHQPSLRSPPSPEQPPQIKEEDGATGTTEEEEAQEQDPPSCHWSRYFLVDLLAVAVPIAPTLAWLCRGGQRDIMPAYHMGSLLRGCCAVALHSLRRVGSTRSQGPSGTGGATAI from the exons ATGGTGAAAGACTCGTTGCCTATGTCTCTCTCAGCTAACAGAAGGCCGTCTGCTGGAACTCGCAG acgGCCTGCTGGTACAGTCAATAGCCGACAgcctcacacacatgcagattCCTCCATCAGCACCACTTGCTCAGCATCGCCCTGCAAAGGCGCAGAAATCAGTAGCAAACCACGATCACATCCAGCTACACCTCg ACGGCAGGCGAAGTACGGAGGCTGTAGTGAGAATCACGGGATCCGTCCTCCTGCTCCCGAGCAATATCTCACCCCACTGCAGCAGAAGGAAGTGTGTATCCGTCACTTACGTGCCCGGCTGAAGGAGAATGTGGAGAGATTGCAGGACAG GGACTCGGAGATCGGGGAGTTGCGCATGCAGTTGACGCGCATGCAGGAGGACTGGATCGAGGAGGAATGTCATCGGATTGAGGCCCAGCTGGCACTGAAAGAAGCTAGAAAAGAGATCCGGCAGCTCCAGCAGGCCGTGGACGCTGTCCGATCCAACCTGGGCCACCATGACTCGGATCTACAGGACTGTAAGTCAGACGGAGCGAGTGGAGTCAGGCTGGAGTCGCGACTTGGAGCTTCGAGGTCATGTGGATGCTCTCCAGCTCACACCATCGGTCGTAGTGCCACCTTTACTAGGCTGAGCAGTGAAACGTTGCCTGGCATCGACCGTAATGGTAATGTTACCTCCCAGCACCGCACTCACCCCATTCCTGCCAACCGAGGAGCTGCGACTTTACCAAGAGGTGATGGACGCCCTCGTCTCATCCTGGAGGCGGCCCGTCTGTCTGAGCAGGCCCCACCCACGATGCTGTGCTCCACCCTTTCACGCTCGTCCACCTATGAGAAACTGTGTAGCAAGGAGACGGTCGCACCTGTAGGCCGACCCTGCCGTATGATTAACAACAACTGCAGCTGTGCACTGAATGCCTGCCTCCCTCATCACCATCTTTTTTTGCATCTTCCTCAGCAGGAACCTCCACCTCCCCCGCCTCCTACGCCACCACCAGCGCCACATAGTGCATCCGAGGCGAGCGATAAGCCCGGATTCAGATCGCAAGCCTGCAGCCCGACCATCACCTGGATCTCaccagaggaagaggaggaagagggtgaAGAACTGAGCGTCATCACTTCAGCCACAACGGCGCCGGACGTCACGCTAGCTGAACCGCAAACAATTTCAACGTCTTCCTCCACCATATTGTCGACACAAAAATCTTACCTCGCTAAGCCTTTACCGCCAGACAACCTCGTTCACTCACTGTCCTCAAAAACAGCTTCACAGACAGTGGTGACTATGCCACAAGTCCATCAACCCAGTCTTCGGTCGCCTCCATCACCCGAGCAGCCTCCACAGataaaagaagaagatggaGCTACTGGAACTACCGAGGAAGAGGAGGCGCAAGAACAAGATCCTCCCAGCTGTCACTGGAGCCGCTACTTCCTTGTTGATCTGCTAGCCGTGGCGGTCCCGATTGCACCAACATTGGCGTGGCTTTGTCGAGGAGGGCAGCGTGACATCATGCCAGCGTACCACATGGGCTCCCTTTTGCGCGGCTGTTGCGCAGTGGCACTTCATTCACTAAGACGTGTTGGCAGCACTCGTAGCCAAGGGCCGTCTGGTACGGGGGGTGCGACAGCAATCTAA